A stretch of Anaeromyxobacter dehalogenans 2CP-1 DNA encodes these proteins:
- a CDS encoding metallophosphoesterase family protein, with the protein MSQRPHLAASVRSPLGRAAPAAVAALAVLLSGCLEYSPYALPGEQGLNRKAVGSLLATPPAEPLRVALLGDTQLAFDEAEDAVRLVNAMDGVSFAIQLGDFTDMGLLREYELMQDVFEGLRVPWLVVLGNHDMLGGGDAIYDRLFGARNLVFTWGRTRFVLLDTNGREYGFPEDVPDLRWLDAQLAPDGEHDRAVVVAHVPPWHEDFNAALRQPYLDLLAAHGVTDSFYAHVHHSEQREESGVRLWTADALTGRSILLLTLPAGADPVVEQVSW; encoded by the coding sequence ATGTCCCAGCGGCCCCACCTCGCGGCATCCGTCCGCAGCCCGCTCGGCCGGGCCGCTCCGGCCGCGGTCGCGGCGCTCGCGGTGCTGCTCTCGGGCTGCCTCGAGTACAGCCCGTACGCGCTCCCCGGGGAGCAGGGGCTGAACCGGAAGGCGGTGGGATCGCTCCTCGCCACCCCGCCGGCGGAGCCGCTCCGCGTGGCGCTCCTCGGCGACACGCAGCTCGCGTTCGACGAGGCCGAGGACGCGGTCCGGCTCGTCAACGCCATGGACGGCGTTTCGTTCGCGATCCAGCTCGGCGACTTCACCGACATGGGCCTGCTCCGCGAGTACGAGCTGATGCAGGACGTCTTCGAGGGGCTGCGGGTGCCGTGGCTGGTGGTGCTCGGCAACCACGACATGCTCGGCGGCGGCGACGCGATCTACGACCGGCTGTTCGGGGCACGCAACCTGGTGTTCACCTGGGGTCGCACCCGCTTCGTGCTGCTCGACACGAACGGGCGCGAGTACGGGTTCCCGGAGGACGTGCCGGACCTCCGGTGGCTGGACGCGCAGCTCGCGCCGGACGGCGAGCACGACCGCGCGGTGGTCGTCGCGCACGTGCCGCCCTGGCACGAGGACTTCAACGCGGCGCTGCGCCAGCCGTACCTGGACCTGCTCGCCGCGCATGGCGTGACCGACTCGTTCTACGCGCACGTCCACCACTCCGAGCAGCGCGAGGAGTCGGGCGTGCGGCTCTGGACCGCGGACGCGCTCACCGGGCGGTCGATCCTGCTCCTCACGCTTCCGGCCGGGGCTGACCCGGTGGTGGAGCAGGTGTCGTGGTGA